One genomic window of Undibacterium cyanobacteriorum includes the following:
- a CDS encoding CopD family protein, with amino-acid sequence MYLYIKAFHIVFIASWFAGLFYLPRIFVNLAMETQAASTERLILMARKLYRFMTILAVPALGLGLWMWLGYGVGQGPGSGWMHAKLSIVILLIGYHHACGSILKKFENGHNKRSHKWFRVFNEIPVLMMIVAVILVVVKPF; translated from the coding sequence ATGTATCTCTATATCAAAGCGTTTCATATTGTGTTTATTGCGTCTTGGTTCGCAGGCTTGTTTTATTTGCCGCGCATCTTTGTTAATTTGGCGATGGAAACCCAAGCAGCAAGTACTGAGCGTTTGATTTTGATGGCGCGAAAACTGTATCGTTTTATGACCATCTTAGCGGTACCAGCTTTGGGTTTAGGACTTTGGATGTGGTTGGGTTACGGTGTTGGTCAAGGTCCTGGTAGTGGCTGGATGCACGCTAAGCTCAGTATCGTCATTTTGCTGATAGGCTACCATCACGCTTGCGGCAGTATTCTCAAAAAGTTTGAAAACGGACACAATAAACGCAGCCATAAATGGTTCCGCGTCTTTAATGAAATACCGGTGTTGATGATGATCGTGGCAGTGATTTTGGTGGTCGTTAAACCGTTCTAA
- a CDS encoding glutamate-5-semialdehyde dehydrogenase → MNTDLKNNDVQHYMQTLGQQARAASRAMAKADTATKNKALLAIARAIRGEAASLRAANELDLVAAKNAGMEAAMLDRLSLSEKAIETMALGLEQIAALPDPIGEISNMKYRPSGIQVGQMRVPLGVIGIIYEARPNVTVDAAGLCIKSGNATILRGGSEAIHCNRALAALVKQGLQEAGLPEQAVQVVDTTDRAAVGALITMPQYVDVIVPRGGKGLIERLMREATVPMIKHLDGICHVYIDDRADLEKAIAIGFNAKCHRYGTCNTMETLLVAERVADQILPLLAVEYLKEQVQLRCDSTAYAILQDYPYLARADENDWSTEYLAPILAVKVVGDMDEAIAHINQYSSKHTEAIITEDYSRAMAFLREVDSASVMVNASTRFADGFEYGLGAEIGISNDKLHARGPVGLEGLTSLKYVVFGHGEVRA, encoded by the coding sequence ATGAATACCGATTTAAAAAATAACGATGTTCAGCACTACATGCAGACACTCGGCCAACAAGCCCGTGCTGCTTCGCGTGCGATGGCTAAAGCCGATACGGCGACCAAAAATAAGGCGCTGTTGGCTATCGCCCGTGCCATTCGGGGTGAGGCGGCAAGTTTGCGTGCGGCGAATGAATTGGATTTAGTCGCAGCAAAAAATGCCGGCATGGAAGCGGCCATGCTCGATCGTTTGAGCTTGAGCGAGAAAGCGATCGAGACGATGGCCTTAGGTCTAGAGCAAATCGCGGCTTTGCCCGATCCGATTGGCGAGATCTCAAATATGAAATACCGTCCTTCGGGGATTCAAGTCGGACAAATGCGGGTGCCGCTTGGCGTCATTGGCATCATTTACGAAGCGCGTCCGAATGTGACAGTCGATGCAGCAGGGCTGTGTATTAAGAGTGGGAATGCGACGATTCTACGTGGTGGTTCTGAAGCGATTCACTGTAATCGTGCCTTAGCAGCTTTAGTGAAGCAGGGCTTACAAGAAGCGGGTTTGCCTGAGCAAGCGGTGCAAGTTGTCGATACCACCGACCGTGCCGCCGTCGGCGCCTTGATTACAATGCCGCAGTATGTTGATGTCATCGTGCCACGCGGTGGTAAGGGCTTGATCGAACGATTAATGCGCGAAGCAACCGTGCCCATGATTAAGCATCTGGATGGTATATGCCACGTCTATATCGACGACCGAGCCGATCTTGAAAAAGCGATCGCGATTGGTTTTAACGCCAAATGTCATCGCTATGGTACCTGCAATACCATGGAGACCCTGTTGGTGGCGGAACGCGTCGCTGATCAAATCTTGCCGCTGTTGGCGGTGGAGTATTTGAAAGAGCAAGTGCAACTGCGTTGTGATTCGACGGCCTATGCCATTTTGCAAGATTATCCGTATCTGGCAAGAGCCGATGAGAACGATTGGAGCACCGAGTATCTCGCACCGATTTTGGCCGTCAAAGTGGTTGGCGATATGGACGAGGCGATCGCACACATCAATCAGTATTCGTCCAAGCATACTGAGGCGATCATTACCGAAGACTATAGTCGCGCGATGGCGTTCTTGCGAGAAGTCGATTCTGCCTCAGTGATGGTGAATGCTTCGACACGTTTTGCGGATGGCTTTGAATATGGTTTAGGCGCGGAAATCGGTATCTCTAATGATAAACTGCATGCACGCGGCCCCGTTGGCTTGGAAGGATTGACTTCTTTGAAATACGTGGTGTTTGGTCATGGCGAGGTTCGCGCTTGA
- the holA gene encoding DNA polymerase III subunit delta, producing the protein MQLRYDAIDAHLAKGLAAIYVISSDEHLLVQETADKIRKVAREQGFLEREVLTVERYFKWGELLAANQSQSLFGDKKLIDVRIPSGKPGKDGGAALQEYVRDLSPDNITLITLPKLDWATQKAAWVTMLQQAAVYIDIPLIERAVLPNWIGQRLGAQGQSADRQSLEFIADRVEGNLLAAHQEIQKLGLLHPQGKLSFEVIHDAVLNVARYDVFKLNEAMLTGDVARLVRMLEGLKGEGEALPLVLWAMAEELRTLLKLKSGVAQGRPLGALLKEYRIWGPREKLMEPALRRVSLAALQAALQDAAQVDKMVKGLRAPKFGGDAWDALLQLGLRVAKAN; encoded by the coding sequence ATGCAGTTACGCTACGACGCCATTGATGCTCATCTCGCTAAAGGCTTAGCAGCGATCTATGTCATTTCAAGTGACGAGCATTTGTTGGTACAAGAAACGGCAGACAAGATTCGCAAGGTCGCGCGTGAACAAGGATTCTTGGAGCGCGAAGTATTGACGGTGGAGCGTTACTTTAAGTGGGGTGAGCTGCTCGCCGCGAATCAATCGCAATCGCTGTTTGGTGATAAGAAATTGATTGATGTTCGTATTCCGTCGGGGAAGCCCGGCAAAGATGGTGGCGCAGCTTTACAAGAGTACGTGCGCGATTTATCGCCTGATAACATCACTCTCATTACGCTACCCAAATTAGATTGGGCGACGCAAAAAGCAGCGTGGGTGACCATGTTGCAGCAAGCAGCGGTGTACATCGATATCCCTTTAATCGAACGTGCCGTGCTGCCGAACTGGATTGGGCAGCGCTTAGGTGCACAAGGGCAGAGTGCAGACCGCCAAAGTTTGGAATTTATTGCAGATCGCGTCGAAGGAAATTTGCTCGCGGCGCATCAAGAAATTCAAAAGCTGGGCTTATTGCATCCACAAGGGAAATTGAGTTTTGAGGTGATTCACGACGCAGTTTTGAATGTCGCGCGTTACGATGTTTTTAAACTCAATGAGGCGATGTTGACCGGTGATGTCGCGCGCCTGGTCCGCATGTTGGAAGGGCTCAAAGGCGAGGGTGAAGCATTACCCTTGGTCTTATGGGCCATGGCCGAAGAACTGCGTACCTTACTCAAATTAAAATCGGGCGTTGCACAAGGACGCCCACTTGGTGCCTTACTGAAAGAGTATCGCATCTGGGGACCACGCGAGAAACTGATGGAGCCTGCCTTGCGCCGCGTCAGTTTGGCGGCCCTACAAGCAGCCTTACAAGACGCTGCTCAAGTCGACAAAATGGTGAAAGGTTTGCGTGCACCGAAGTTCGGCGGCGACGCTTGGGATGCCTTGTTGCAGTTGGGTTTGCGCGTCGCTAAAGCAAATTGA
- a CDS encoding LPS-assembly lipoprotein LptE gives MNLQGLLKTIAGLALVLSMSACGFALRGAVSFPFQSIYVGLPDNSALGGELKRHLRANGKTEVSSEATQADVVLDVLGETRDKTILSLNSQGRVREFNLIYNLKFRVRDKAGREVLTPTTISLKRNLSFKENEVLAKEAEEALLYRDMQSEIVQQIMRRLALIRMDQAANNTNKTSDNNG, from the coding sequence ATGAATCTGCAAGGCTTATTGAAAACCATCGCGGGCCTCGCCTTAGTACTCAGTATGAGTGCTTGCGGTTTTGCGTTGCGTGGTGCAGTGAGTTTTCCGTTTCAAAGCATTTATGTTGGCTTGCCAGATAATTCGGCGCTAGGCGGTGAACTCAAACGCCATTTGCGCGCCAATGGTAAAACCGAAGTAAGTAGCGAAGCGACGCAAGCGGATGTGGTTTTAGATGTGCTTGGTGAAACGCGTGACAAGACAATTCTGTCTTTGAACAGCCAAGGCCGTGTGCGTGAATTTAATTTGATCTACAACTTAAAATTCCGAGTGCGCGATAAAGCCGGGCGCGAAGTATTAACGCCCACGACAATTAGTTTGAAGCGTAATCTCAGCTTTAAAGAAAACGAAGTATTGGCGAAAGAAGCGGAAGAAGCATTGTTATATCGCGATATGCAGTCAGAAATCGTGCAGCAGATTATGCGTCGCTTAGCTTTGATTCGAATGGATCAAGCAGCGAATAATACCAATAAGACCAGCGATAACAACGGCTAG
- the leuS gene encoding leucine--tRNA ligase — MQEKYSPAEVEQAAQQHWNSSNAFKTVENDPRFPKGKYYACSMLPYPSGKLHMGHVRNYTINDMLARQLRMKGYNVLMPMGWDAFGLPAENAAIAYKKSPAEWTYANIEDMKSQMQPLGLAFDWSREVATCDPEYYRWNQWLFLKMLEKGIAYKKTQIVNWDPIDQTVLANEQVIDGRGWRSGAIVEKREIPGYYFGITQYAEELLSSIDQLDGWPDQVRTMQRNWIGKSEGVRFAFSHDIKDESGALIQDGKMYVFTTRPDTIMGVTFCAVAAEHPLATVAAKSNPLLAAFIEECKAGGTTEAELATKEKEGLPTGLFVTHPLTGEQVEVWVGNYVLMTYGDGAVMGVPAHDERDFAFAKKYGIAIKQVVAVEGESFSTDAWAEWYGDKQKCVTVNSGKYDGLSYKAAVDAVAADLAAKGVGEKKTTWRLRDWGISRQRYWGTPIPIIHCDDCGDVPVPYEDLPVVLPTECIPDGSGNPLKTHAGFLNVPCPKCGKPAHRETDTMDTFVDSSWYFMRYTCPDAKTMVDERNDYWMAMDQYIGGVEHAVLHLLYARFWTKAMRDMGLVKIDEPFKNLFTQGMLLNESFYREDESGKKVWFYPNEVEVKHDEKGRPISASLKSDGQPVQMGGIEKMSKSKNNVVEPKDIISQFGADTARLFTMFAGPPDQSAAWSSSGVEGASRYLRRLWATALKFAPSIAAGASPAASYAADVKALRFEVHSTLKQIDGDYDRLQYNTVVSGAMKLLNTIESFKSEADGSAQAMREAFGILLRALYPVCPHITHALWRDLGYVAQFGEIIDAAWPQVDDAALVQDEIELMVQVNGKLRGSIKVAKDADKATIEAAAVANESAARFIEGTPKKIIIVPGKLVNIVA; from the coding sequence ATGCAAGAAAAATATAGCCCAGCCGAAGTTGAACAAGCCGCCCAACAACATTGGAATAGCTCCAATGCTTTCAAAACGGTAGAAAACGATCCACGCTTCCCCAAAGGGAAGTATTACGCCTGTTCCATGTTGCCATACCCATCGGGCAAATTGCACATGGGCCACGTACGTAATTACACCATCAACGATATGTTGGCGCGTCAGCTGCGCATGAAGGGCTACAACGTTTTGATGCCGATGGGCTGGGATGCTTTTGGTTTGCCGGCTGAGAATGCAGCGATCGCTTACAAGAAGTCTCCAGCAGAATGGACTTACGCCAATATCGAAGACATGAAATCGCAAATGCAACCGCTGGGCTTGGCATTCGATTGGTCACGTGAAGTTGCCACCTGCGATCCAGAATACTATCGTTGGAATCAATGGTTGTTCTTGAAGATGCTGGAAAAAGGTATCGCCTACAAAAAAACGCAAATCGTCAACTGGGATCCGATTGATCAAACTGTGTTGGCGAATGAGCAGGTGATCGATGGTCGCGGCTGGCGTTCTGGTGCGATCGTTGAGAAGCGCGAAATTCCAGGTTACTACTTCGGTATTACGCAGTACGCAGAGGAATTGTTGTCCAGTATTGATCAACTCGATGGCTGGCCAGATCAAGTGCGTACGATGCAACGCAACTGGATTGGCAAGAGCGAAGGCGTCCGTTTTGCGTTTAGCCATGACATCAAAGATGAGAGCGGCGCCTTGATTCAAGACGGCAAAATGTACGTGTTTACAACGCGTCCAGACACCATCATGGGTGTGACATTCTGCGCTGTGGCAGCGGAACATCCACTGGCCACCGTGGCGGCGAAATCGAATCCACTGTTGGCAGCGTTTATTGAAGAGTGCAAAGCAGGTGGTACGACTGAAGCCGAGTTGGCGACCAAGGAAAAAGAAGGTTTGCCGACAGGTTTGTTCGTGACACATCCTTTGACTGGCGAACAAGTTGAAGTGTGGGTCGGCAATTATGTCTTGATGACTTACGGCGATGGCGCCGTGATGGGTGTTCCAGCACATGACGAACGTGATTTTGCGTTTGCGAAAAAGTATGGCATCGCAATCAAGCAAGTGGTGGCGGTAGAAGGTGAAAGCTTCAGCACGGATGCTTGGGCTGAATGGTATGGCGATAAACAAAAATGCGTGACCGTTAATTCCGGCAAATACGATGGCTTGAGCTACAAAGCCGCTGTAGATGCGGTTGCAGCGGACTTGGCTGCTAAAGGCGTCGGCGAAAAGAAAACCACATGGCGCTTGCGCGATTGGGGTATTTCTCGCCAACGTTATTGGGGTACGCCAATCCCTATCATTCATTGCGATGATTGCGGCGACGTGCCTGTACCTTATGAAGACTTGCCAGTGGTCTTGCCAACTGAATGTATTCCTGACGGTTCTGGCAATCCTTTGAAAACACATGCAGGCTTCTTGAATGTGCCTTGCCCGAAATGCGGTAAGCCAGCGCATCGCGAAACCGACACCATGGATACCTTCGTTGATTCGAGTTGGTATTTCATGCGCTATACCTGCCCAGATGCGAAGACCATGGTCGATGAGCGCAACGATTATTGGATGGCAATGGACCAATACATCGGCGGCGTTGAACACGCGGTCTTGCACTTGTTGTATGCGCGTTTCTGGACGAAAGCAATGCGCGATATGGGCTTAGTCAAAATTGATGAGCCATTCAAGAATTTGTTCACGCAAGGGATGTTGTTGAATGAGTCCTTCTATCGTGAAGACGAAAGCGGTAAAAAAGTTTGGTTCTATCCGAATGAAGTCGAAGTCAAGCATGATGAAAAAGGTCGTCCGATTTCTGCTAGTTTGAAGAGCGATGGACAGCCAGTACAAATGGGCGGCATTGAGAAGATGTCGAAGTCCAAGAACAATGTGGTTGAGCCGAAAGACATCATCAGTCAGTTTGGTGCTGATACGGCGCGTTTGTTCACCATGTTCGCGGGCCCTCCAGATCAAAGTGCTGCATGGAGTAGTAGTGGTGTGGAAGGCGCATCGCGTTACCTGCGTCGCTTGTGGGCAACCGCTTTGAAATTTGCACCGAGCATTGCGGCAGGTGCCAGCCCAGCGGCGAGCTATGCTGCCGATGTGAAAGCCTTGCGTTTTGAAGTGCACAGCACTTTGAAACAAATCGATGGTGACTACGATCGTTTGCAGTACAACACGGTGGTGTCAGGCGCGATGAAATTGTTGAATACGATTGAATCGTTCAAGTCGGAAGCAGATGGTTCTGCGCAAGCGATGCGCGAAGCGTTCGGTATCTTATTGCGTGCTTTGTATCCAGTGTGCCCACATATCACACACGCCTTGTGGCGAGACTTGGGTTATGTCGCGCAATTCGGTGAGATCATCGATGCCGCATGGCCACAAGTGGATGATGCCGCCTTGGTGCAAGATGAAATTGAATTGATGGTGCAGGTGAATGGCAAACTGCGCGGTAGTATCAAAGTCGCGAAAGATGCCGATAAGGCGACCATTGAAGCGGCCGCTGTCGCGAACGAAAGTGCAGCACGTTTCATCGAAGGTACGCCGAAGAAGATCATCATCGTGCCAGGTAAGTTAGTGAATATCGTTGCTTAA
- a CDS encoding ExbD/TolR family protein: MAFGHFNGIGGRSGKPLHTMSEINVTPMVDVMLVLLVIFIIAAPLLNHAVKLDLPQANAEVLVKQANMVSISFAADGKLYWDAELVDFDNLEQRLAAAAKLPAQPEFVLRADKDTRFELIAKVMASAQTLGLTKVGFATSPNSSGKSTELKKQAEKSGK, translated from the coding sequence ATGGCATTCGGACATTTCAATGGTATCGGCGGACGCTCTGGTAAGCCTTTGCATACCATGTCTGAAATCAATGTCACGCCCATGGTCGATGTGATGTTGGTCTTGCTCGTGATCTTCATTATCGCAGCCCCTTTGTTGAATCACGCGGTAAAACTCGATTTACCTCAAGCGAACGCAGAAGTCTTGGTGAAGCAAGCGAATATGGTCAGCATTTCATTTGCCGCCGATGGTAAGTTGTATTGGGACGCGGAGCTGGTCGATTTCGATAATCTCGAACAGCGCCTCGCAGCAGCCGCAAAACTTCCCGCACAACCGGAATTTGTTTTGCGAGCCGATAAAGACACTCGGTTCGAGTTGATCGCCAAAGTCATGGCGAGCGCCCAGACCTTGGGTTTGACTAAAGTCGGATTTGCCACTAGCCCGAACAGTTCAGGCAAATCGACTGAGTTAAAAAAGCAAGCTGAAAAGTCAGGCAAGTAG
- a CDS encoding MotA/TolQ/ExbB proton channel family protein has product MPVSISQYWAQLDEMGRAVAFLLIAMSFVSWFTIFAKSWVFWRIRRSAPDVNRFWDGATMEDAIMTLELVDVERVFVPMVKAGVSAVNSERRVTTMMHKADTADIMTRVLRQEMNKITVRLESGLTLLASIGATAPFIGLLGTVWGIYHALTAVSGSAAIQIDLVAGPVGEALVMTGLGLMVAIPAVLAYNAFNRINRITLAELDGFAYDLHTHLSKSAS; this is encoded by the coding sequence ATGCCAGTTTCTATTTCTCAGTATTGGGCGCAATTGGATGAAATGGGGCGCGCGGTTGCCTTCCTTCTGATTGCAATGTCTTTCGTCAGTTGGTTCACGATTTTTGCGAAGTCATGGGTGTTTTGGCGCATCCGTCGTTCCGCTCCCGATGTCAATCGATTTTGGGATGGCGCGACCATGGAAGACGCCATCATGACACTCGAGTTAGTCGATGTTGAGCGCGTCTTTGTGCCCATGGTCAAAGCGGGAGTATCTGCGGTGAATAGCGAGCGTCGCGTGACGACCATGATGCACAAAGCAGATACCGCCGACATCATGACGCGTGTGCTGCGGCAGGAGATGAACAAAATTACGGTGCGTTTGGAATCTGGCTTGACGCTCTTGGCGTCGATCGGTGCGACGGCACCTTTCATAGGTTTGCTCGGTACCGTATGGGGTATTTATCACGCTTTAACAGCCGTGTCGGGTAGCGCTGCGATTCAAATTGATTTGGTGGCGGGGCCAGTTGGCGAGGCGCTGGTCATGACAGGCTTGGGATTGATGGTGGCGATTCCAGCAGTCTTGGCGTATAACGCATTCAATCGCATTAATCGTATCACTTTGGCAGAGCTCGATGGCTTTGCTTATGATCTGCATACCCACTTGAGCAAGTCTGCATCATAG
- the dapB gene encoding 4-hydroxy-tetrahydrodipicolinate reductase: MAAMKIAVAGASGRMGKMLVETILAAEDAELVGALDIAQSPALGSDPGVSLGKDTGVKIESDLSVGLANAEYFIDFTRPEGTLHHLEYCAAHGIKMIIGTTGFDDVGKAAIAKAAEKTAIVFAPNMSVGVNVTMKLLEMAAKSFSHGYDIEIIEAHHRHKVDAPSGTALKMGEVIADAIGRDLNEVGVFAREGVTGERDPSSIGFATIRGGDIVGDHTVLFAGIGERVEITHKSSSRVTYAHGSLRAARFLANKQMGLYDMYDVLGLR, translated from the coding sequence ATGGCAGCAATGAAAATCGCTGTGGCTGGTGCATCGGGCCGCATGGGGAAAATGTTGGTCGAAACTATTTTGGCCGCTGAAGATGCTGAGTTGGTAGGGGCATTAGATATCGCGCAATCACCAGCGCTTGGTAGCGATCCTGGTGTTAGTTTGGGTAAAGATACCGGTGTCAAAATCGAATCCGATCTTTCTGTGGGTTTAGCAAACGCAGAGTACTTTATCGATTTCACGCGTCCAGAAGGCACCCTACATCATTTGGAATACTGTGCTGCGCATGGCATCAAAATGATTATTGGTACGACCGGTTTTGATGATGTGGGTAAGGCGGCGATTGCCAAAGCAGCTGAAAAAACCGCAATTGTGTTTGCACCGAACATGAGTGTGGGCGTGAACGTCACCATGAAGTTGCTGGAGATGGCCGCGAAGAGTTTTTCTCATGGTTACGATATTGAAATTATCGAAGCCCATCATCGTCATAAGGTCGATGCACCCTCTGGTACTGCGCTCAAAATGGGTGAAGTGATTGCCGATGCGATTGGGCGTGATCTCAACGAAGTTGGCGTGTTTGCCCGTGAAGGTGTGACTGGCGAACGTGATCCGTCTTCCATTGGTTTCGCGACGATACGTGGAGGCGATATCGTTGGTGATCATACTGTATTGTTTGCCGGTATTGGTGAGCGTGTTGAAATTACCCATAAATCTTCGAGCCGTGTGACCTACGCCCATGGAAGTTTGCGTGCAGCGCGTTTTTTGGCCAACAAACAAATGGGCCTCTACGATATGTATGATGTTTTGGGTTTGCGATAA
- a CDS encoding outer membrane protein assembly factor BamE: protein MRLFSVKKIVLAGSLALPFLLSACSSAPKQAVSSDASAGTQVIKPSTFDQFLGIISPYRITIQQGNFVSEEMASQLKEGMTREQVRFILGTALLTDMFHEDRWDYPFRLQKPNGEVITSKLAIHFKNNTVEKFERGVLPTEKEYLAQITTAAVAVRNENMTPTEPQKKK from the coding sequence ATGCGATTGTTTAGTGTTAAGAAAATAGTGTTGGCCGGGAGTTTGGCGTTGCCATTCTTGTTGTCCGCGTGTTCCAGTGCTCCGAAACAGGCAGTAAGCAGCGATGCAAGCGCAGGTACACAGGTGATCAAACCTTCAACATTTGATCAGTTTTTAGGCATTATTTCGCCTTATCGCATCACGATTCAGCAAGGCAACTTTGTATCTGAAGAAATGGCAAGTCAACTCAAAGAGGGGATGACGCGCGAGCAGGTACGTTTTATCTTGGGCACAGCTCTGCTCACGGATATGTTTCATGAAGACCGCTGGGATTACCCATTTCGCTTGCAAAAGCCAAATGGCGAAGTGATCACAAGTAAATTGGCGATTCATTTCAAGAACAATACGGTTGAGAAATTCGAACGCGGTGTATTGCCAACAGAAAAAGAATATTTGGCACAAATTACAACGGCGGCGGTGGCGGTTCGCAATGAAAATATGACGCCAACCGAACCACAAAAGAAAAAATAA
- the fur gene encoding ferric iron uptake transcriptional regulator — MTNNSPDLKASGLKATLPRLKILEIFQNSVVRHLTAEDVYKILLTENMDVGLATVYRVLTQFEQAGLLHRNHFESGKAVFELNEGSHHDHLVCLDCGKVEEFFDEQIEKRQHDIASERGFKIAEHALALYGNCTKVNCENRKTK; from the coding sequence ATGACAAATAACTCTCCAGACCTCAAAGCTAGCGGCCTGAAAGCGACCTTACCACGTCTTAAAATCTTAGAAATTTTCCAAAATAGCGTCGTTCGACACTTGACCGCTGAGGACGTCTACAAGATTTTATTAACGGAAAACATGGATGTTGGTCTAGCTACCGTATATCGAGTCTTAACTCAATTTGAGCAGGCGGGACTTTTGCACCGCAATCATTTCGAGAGCGGCAAGGCGGTTTTTGAACTCAATGAAGGCTCACACCATGATCATTTGGTATGCCTTGATTGTGGCAAAGTTGAAGAGTTTTTTGACGAGCAAATTGAAAAACGCCAGCACGATATCGCTAGCGAGCGTGGATTCAAGATCGCCGAACACGCCCTCGCTCTGTACGGAAATTGCACGAAAGTGAACTGCGAAAACCGTAAGACAAAATAA
- a CDS encoding response regulator produces the protein MAENKDISVLIVDDNDMTRETLRVILRHEVYNVVGEALDGDSALEMATRLKPDIILLDVVMPKVSGIEALKSIRMVMPDVMILMVTANKDQDTVSEAVKGGISGYIIKPFNAKKVLDTIQSVANKVRAARAQAAG, from the coding sequence ATGGCAGAAAACAAGGACATTTCAGTACTGATCGTTGATGATAACGATATGACGCGTGAGACTTTGCGCGTGATCTTGCGGCATGAAGTGTATAACGTAGTGGGCGAGGCTCTTGATGGCGATAGCGCTTTAGAAATGGCGACACGTCTCAAGCCTGACATTATTTTGCTCGATGTAGTGATGCCAAAGGTCAGCGGAATTGAAGCGCTTAAGAGTATTCGTATGGTGATGCCAGATGTAATGATCTTGATGGTGACCGCGAATAAAGACCAAGATACGGTCTCTGAAGCAGTCAAAGGTGGTATTAGCGGTTACATCATCAAACCATTCAATGCCAAGAAAGTATTGGACACCATACAAAGCGTCGCTAATAAAGTTCGGGCGGCTCGTGCCCAAGCTGCAGGCTAA
- the hrcA gene encoding heat-inducible transcriptional repressor HrcA produces MHLDRRAQTLLKALVERYIADGQPVGSRELSKISGLELSPATIRNVMSDLEEMGFVASPHTSAGRIPTPRGYRVFVDQLLTVQEIDESLLQNALGQSPHSSIITGSPQKIIANAAQVLSSLSQFAGVVMSARQESIFKQVEFLRLSEKRILLVVVAPNDEVHNRLLLTDVDYSPSQLVQAANYLNQHFAGQSFEQARMSIHHEMRTLQSDMNRLMCAAVDAGSEAMAEKTEDMVISGERNLLNVSELSSNMTSLRRMFDLFEQKSGLMQLLDVSCNASGVRIFIGGESQLVPMEEMSVVTAPYEVNGKIVGTLGVIGPTRMAYERVIPIVDITAKLLSNALNH; encoded by the coding sequence ATGCATTTAGATAGACGTGCTCAGACTTTGTTGAAGGCTTTGGTTGAACGTTATATTGCAGACGGTCAGCCGGTCGGCTCACGTGAGCTCTCAAAAATTTCTGGCTTGGAGTTGTCGCCAGCGACAATTCGTAATGTGATGTCGGATCTCGAAGAGATGGGCTTCGTCGCGAGTCCACATACATCGGCCGGACGTATTCCAACGCCGCGTGGTTATCGGGTCTTTGTCGACCAGCTCTTGACCGTGCAAGAAATCGACGAAAGCCTTCTGCAAAATGCCTTGGGGCAAAGTCCTCACTCCTCGATTATCACGGGCTCCCCGCAAAAAATTATCGCCAACGCCGCGCAAGTGTTGTCTTCGCTCTCGCAGTTTGCGGGCGTGGTGATGAGTGCGCGCCAAGAGTCGATTTTTAAACAAGTTGAGTTTTTGCGCCTGTCTGAGAAACGTATCTTATTGGTGGTCGTTGCACCGAACGATGAAGTGCATAATCGTCTTTTGTTGACGGATGTAGATTATTCGCCATCACAGTTGGTACAGGCCGCAAATTATCTCAACCAGCATTTTGCGGGGCAAAGTTTTGAACAGGCGCGGATGAGCATTCACCATGAAATGCGGACACTGCAAAGTGATATGAATCGCTTGATGTGTGCTGCAGTCGACGCTGGCAGTGAGGCGATGGCGGAGAAAACGGAAGATATGGTCATTTCCGGCGAGAGAAATTTGCTGAATGTGAGCGAATTGTCATCGAATATGACGTCTTTACGACGCATGTTTGATCTATTCGAACAAAAAAGTGGTTTAATGCAACTATTGGATGTTTCCTGTAATGCCTCAGGTGTGAGAATATTCATAGGTGGCGAGTCACAATTGGTGCCCATGGAAGAAATGAGCGTGGTGACAGCTCCTTATGAAGTCAATGGCAAGATTGTGGGAACGCTCGGTGTGATTGGGCCAACTCGTATGGCATATGAGCGCGTGATTCCGATTGTCGACATTACTGCAAAGTTACTGTCAAACGCGCTCAATCACTAG